A region from the Vibrio sp. SS-MA-C1-2 genome encodes:
- a CDS encoding RNA-directed DNA polymerase, which yields MDNMISLDDLYIAYRKAKQDSFYDKMNHDSIKYAIYEQALEKNLQSLFDRITNKDDNWWSDSKFIGKYLYVPKCIKLDKWGDISQSHFYTSSPMSDWENQYAKSRKKLDAEYRLIIAATVNYQIISALWIIKVGYKFELKLNHSTTYGNKLKKIKSQKSGKYAINLDSLGLFEPYFQNYQKWQQNGINAMKKLLSNKKNVTAITMDLTRFYHNTSPTFILHKTFLKKIDVSLTSEESSFTKKFIDSIEHWYRTTPDFQERQQGALPIGLSASKVISNIVLFEFDNQVNNQFKPAYYGRYVDDIFIVFEQKGNVVNKSAGEALSQIRKKIPSMHFNKERTKLQISFPYTQDSDLFFRTEKQKIFTLSSEHGLELVNQIEETLKANSSEFRLQPEIPKTAISMAKKTHLLSDSSILITDALREADSTSLKRFNFSLLLRCIDTYTLNLNKKAWQKARYEFYKFINKYLLIPQGVFDFYMHLPKVYSVMIRNNDYSEAQAFIYNLKRALTLIQNTTMMNGHNKNKFIKFKYYLKNAHLEAALTSSLTKNNYTETVHLQRNIGIISSELIDKKTVLKKELIDKIRTLLKNSDLGYSPYKETWFKQAQKENTSPYRLNLPHNIIDTLRLTAIQSFLIDAKKVDHNWKAFAFPTRPLTVPQIAESCSLALEKDGKLPTYIMALRGARVWKHNPIGYSQNKDPLINIPNNNSGCIHIALTNFQVTDDQYRNALLRLPDRSIERFEEINSLINKILKEKSEKKVKIDYVVFPECSIPRRWAFNLAKNLSNHNISLICGLEIYQKNNFVVHNASLVSLATNWPGYNSHFTFTQHKCMPAHKEAIELEKAQKKLYKPSLPIETHPIYKHGHHFFGLIICSDLTNPINRVHYQGKVDSLFVLSWNQDIETFSFLIESAAHDIHTNIIHVNNREYGDSRIRTPMRKTYQRDSVRLKGGIQNYFVIAKLDTIPLKQFHRDINNIETETIFKPKPIGFEVSQERGIID from the coding sequence ATGGATAACATGATTTCATTGGATGATTTGTATATCGCATATAGAAAAGCTAAACAAGATAGTTTTTATGACAAAATGAATCATGATTCAATAAAGTACGCGATTTATGAGCAAGCTTTAGAAAAAAACCTACAATCCCTTTTTGATAGAATTACCAATAAAGATGACAATTGGTGGAGTGATTCTAAATTTATTGGTAAATATTTATATGTACCTAAATGCATTAAATTAGATAAGTGGGGTGATATATCTCAATCACACTTTTATACCTCATCCCCAATGTCTGATTGGGAAAATCAATACGCGAAATCACGGAAAAAACTAGATGCTGAATATAGGTTGATTATTGCTGCCACTGTAAACTACCAGATAATATCTGCACTTTGGATTATAAAAGTTGGCTATAAATTTGAACTAAAGCTCAATCACTCAACAACATATGGTAATAAATTAAAGAAAATAAAATCACAAAAAAGTGGTAAATATGCTATTAATTTAGACTCTCTAGGGCTATTTGAACCATATTTTCAAAACTATCAGAAATGGCAACAAAATGGTATTAATGCCATGAAAAAGCTGTTATCTAACAAAAAAAATGTTACTGCGATTACAATGGATCTTACTCGCTTTTATCACAATACATCTCCTACATTCATTCTACATAAGACTTTTCTAAAGAAAATTGATGTATCATTGACTTCAGAAGAAAGCAGTTTTACGAAAAAATTCATTGATTCTATTGAACACTGGTATAGAACAACTCCTGACTTTCAAGAAAGACAGCAAGGAGCTCTGCCTATAGGATTATCCGCATCAAAAGTAATATCAAATATAGTATTATTTGAATTTGACAATCAAGTTAACAATCAATTTAAGCCTGCTTACTACGGAAGGTATGTCGATGATATTTTCATTGTATTCGAACAAAAAGGTAATGTCGTAAACAAAAGTGCTGGAGAAGCATTGTCTCAAATAAGAAAAAAAATACCATCGATGCACTTCAACAAAGAAAGGACAAAACTACAAATTTCATTCCCATATACTCAAGATTCTGACCTTTTCTTCAGAACAGAGAAACAAAAAATTTTCACATTATCTTCAGAACATGGACTAGAGCTAGTAAATCAAATAGAAGAAACACTAAAAGCTAATTCTAGTGAATTTAGGTTGCAACCTGAAATTCCTAAAACAGCTATATCAATGGCCAAAAAAACACACTTATTATCTGACAGCTCAATTCTCATCACAGATGCTTTACGAGAAGCTGATTCAACATCATTGAAAAGGTTCAATTTCTCTCTTTTACTAAGGTGTATTGATACATATACATTGAATCTAAATAAAAAAGCATGGCAAAAAGCTAGATATGAGTTCTATAAATTTATCAATAAGTACTTACTCATACCTCAAGGTGTTTTTGATTTCTATATGCATTTACCCAAAGTATATAGTGTAATGATTAGGAATAATGACTACAGTGAAGCACAAGCATTTATCTATAATTTGAAGAGAGCTTTAACCCTAATTCAAAATACAACAATGATGAATGGCCATAATAAAAATAAATTTATCAAGTTTAAGTATTACTTAAAAAATGCCCACTTAGAAGCCGCTCTTACATCATCCTTAACCAAGAATAATTACACTGAAACAGTACACCTGCAAAGAAACATCGGTATCATCTCTAGCGAACTGATTGATAAAAAGACCGTACTAAAAAAAGAACTAATAGATAAAATCAGAACCTTACTAAAAAATTCTGACCTTGGTTATAGCCCTTATAAAGAAACATGGTTTAAACAAGCTCAAAAAGAAAATACATCGCCATATCGATTAAACTTACCTCACAATATTATCGATACATTAAGATTAACGGCAATACAGAGCTTTCTCATTGATGCTAAAAAAGTTGATCATAATTGGAAAGCTTTTGCATTCCCAACAAGACCATTAACTGTTCCACAAATAGCTGAAAGCTGTTCATTAGCATTGGAGAAAGACGGTAAACTACCCACTTATATAATGGCTCTTCGAGGAGCTAGAGTTTGGAAACATAATCCAATAGGCTATAGTCAGAATAAAGATCCATTAATTAACATTCCTAATAATAATTCTGGATGTATCCATATTGCATTAACAAATTTTCAAGTAACAGATGATCAGTATAGGAATGCATTATTAAGATTACCTGATAGATCAATAGAGCGCTTTGAAGAAATAAATTCATTAATTAATAAAATATTAAAAGAAAAGTCAGAAAAAAAGGTAAAGATTGATTATGTCGTTTTTCCTGAGTGCTCAATACCTCGACGCTGGGCCTTCAATCTAGCTAAAAACTTATCAAATCATAATATTTCTTTAATTTGTGGATTAGAGATCTATCAAAAAAATAATTTTGTTGTACATAATGCCAGCTTAGTTTCTCTTGCAACAAACTGGCCTGGTTATAATTCTCACTTTACTTTTACCCAACATAAATGCATGCCAGCACATAAGGAAGCTATTGAATTAGAAAAAGCACAAAAAAAACTATATAAACCATCATTACCTATAGAAACTCATCCAATATACAAACATGGTCATCATTTTTTTGGATTAATTATTTGTAGCGATCTAACAAATCCAATAAATAGAGTTCATTATCAAGGTAAAGTAGACTCTTTGTTTGTTTTATCATGGAACCAAGATATAGAAACATTTAGTTTTTTAATAGAAAGTGCTGCTCATGACATTCATACAAACATTATCCATGTTAATAATCGAGAATATGGAGATAGCCGAATTAGAACCCCCATGCGAAAGACATATCAAAGAGACTCAGTTCGACTAAAAGGTGGGATTCAAAATTATTTTGTAATAGCTAAGTTAGATACTATTCCATTAAAACAGTTTCACAGAGACATCAATAATATTGAAACTGAAACCATATTTAAACCAAAACCAATTGGTTTTGAAGTATCACAAGAAAGAGGAATCATAGATTAA
- a CDS encoding AlpA family transcriptional regulator, with the protein MQSKRALTEQETSTYIGMSRSFLRQSRMEGNRKNRTVAPPFIKIGRAVRYLREDLDLWLDNQAKLTHLG; encoded by the coding sequence ATGCAAAGTAAACGAGCGTTAACAGAACAAGAAACCTCTACATATATCGGGATGAGCCGTTCTTTTCTTCGTCAATCCAGAATGGAAGGTAATAGAAAGAATCGAACGGTTGCTCCTCCATTCATTAAGATTGGTCGAGCAGTTAGGTATCTAAGAGAAGATTTAGATCTTTGGTTAGATAACCAAGCTAAGTTAACTCATTTGGGCTAG
- a CDS encoding replication endonuclease — translation MEGVISSVICLDSIDRDDQSFVFKYLKPFPFKIQSLLLNEYLSKHSKFERNSFLRVTVKNLTEKLSIPLRNLELNLHEDDLREKAKNIAKQCLKLREMYLIDSIAVDNIRLILKDHGISSVEDVYSLEGELARYCDPKWWLRRLRKSMRKNIEIVLHHLNQVNKKKSLYCSNITLQARIRQKQYQEQYLENTIATNQDGDSFTLLELSQKGVSDPTIRKGELMMRARGFEDLAKELGHEATFLTFTCPSKYHRSYAKSGDVNHKWGGYTPLDGQKYLNKQWQLIRATLNRLDIRFYGFRVVEPQHDGTPHWHLLLFVEKEHYEEMVSIMREYIMKEDREEKGAEQHRFTEVKIDPAKGSATGYIAKYISKNIDGSDLDTGIYGEDPTEAAARVDAWASCWGIRQFQQLGGCSVTVWRELRRLQSAIKLPEKAKKIFKSADTGNWKEYLQLMGGVFCGRKDQAIQPYYEWAYDADTGVIKSGQYSENELVKTLKGVSAFGKNIETRVNNWTLESKLKFAF, via the coding sequence ATGGAAGGGGTTATAAGTTCTGTTATCTGCCTCGATTCTATTGATAGGGATGATCAAAGCTTTGTCTTTAAATATTTAAAACCATTTCCGTTTAAGATCCAATCACTGCTACTTAATGAGTATTTAAGTAAGCATTCTAAGTTTGAGCGTAACTCTTTTTTGAGAGTGACAGTTAAAAATCTGACTGAGAAGTTATCTATTCCACTTAGGAATTTAGAGCTAAACCTACATGAAGATGATTTAAGAGAGAAAGCAAAAAATATTGCAAAGCAGTGTTTGAAGTTAAGAGAGATGTACTTAATAGACTCTATTGCTGTTGATAATATTCGTTTGATTCTTAAGGATCATGGTATCAGCTCAGTTGAAGATGTTTACTCTCTAGAAGGGGAGTTAGCAAGATACTGTGATCCTAAGTGGTGGTTAAGGCGATTAAGAAAATCTATGCGAAAAAATATCGAGATAGTTCTTCATCACTTAAACCAAGTAAATAAAAAGAAGAGTCTATATTGCTCAAATATCACACTTCAAGCTCGTATACGACAAAAGCAATATCAAGAACAGTACTTAGAAAATACCATTGCAACTAATCAGGATGGAGATAGCTTTACTTTATTAGAGCTATCCCAGAAAGGTGTGTCAGATCCCACAATAAGAAAGGGGGAGCTTATGATGCGAGCTAGAGGATTTGAAGATCTAGCTAAAGAGTTAGGGCATGAAGCTACCTTTTTAACTTTTACCTGTCCTTCAAAATATCATCGCAGTTATGCAAAGTCTGGTGATGTAAACCATAAATGGGGAGGATATACGCCACTAGATGGGCAGAAATATCTTAATAAGCAATGGCAATTAATTCGGGCTACATTAAATCGTCTTGATATTCGATTTTATGGTTTTCGTGTTGTTGAGCCTCAGCATGATGGAACTCCTCACTGGCACTTACTTCTTTTTGTTGAGAAAGAGCATTATGAAGAAATGGTATCAATAATGAGAGAGTACATTATGAAGGAAGATAGAGAGGAAAAAGGAGCTGAACAACACCGCTTTACTGAGGTGAAAATAGATCCTGCTAAAGGGTCTGCAACTGGTTATATTGCGAAATATATATCAAAAAATATTGATGGTAGTGATTTAGATACAGGTATTTATGGTGAAGACCCAACTGAAGCTGCTGCAAGAGTTGATGCTTGGGCATCATGTTGGGGGATTCGACAGTTTCAGCAATTAGGTGGTTGTTCGGTAACAGTATGGCGAGAGTTAAGACGCTTACAAAGTGCAATTAAGTTGCCAGAAAAGGCTAAGAAAATTTTCAAATCAGCAGATACAGGTAATTGGAAAGAATATTTACAACTTATGGGAGGGGTTTTCTGTGGAAGAAAAGATCAAGCGATTCAGCCTTATTATGAATGGGCTTACGATGCTGACACTGGTGTTATTAAAAGTGGTCAATATAGTGAAAATGAACTGGTTAAGACTTTAAAAGGGGTTTCTGCTTTTGGAAAAAACATCGAAACAAGGGTGAACAACTGGACACTAGAATCCAAGCTAAAGTTTGCTTTTTAA
- a CDS encoding site-specific integrase translates to MAIKKKITSSALKALSVSDKRINDTEVSGFHALKFESGKVVYYVYYRLDGKQVNHKLGLASDLSPSQARDLAKVKLGQVAQGSDVQEQRKEARQDNKRKSFLNFDTFLTKKYFPYLESRNPKTSAKIFKHLRSQFSHLLHKDLDQITAWDIEKWKSERVKLGRAASTINYSINTLKGALSRAVDWELIESHNLKAVKVIKADNTRIRYLSSLEEKRLFDEVKYRDQSIREKRESANKHREIRGNVLFSSFDGVRFVDYVEPIIITAINTGLRRGELLSLLWSDIYFEQRYLKVRATNSKSKKSRIVPLNDSALEALRLWRQQNSYHKFVFIAQEDKPLTDIKKPWLKLIEKAGIDNFNFHDLRHHFASKLVMAGVDLNTVRELLGHSDLKMTLRYAHLAPEHKAAAVNLIG, encoded by the coding sequence ATGGCAATAAAAAAGAAGATAACTAGCAGTGCATTAAAAGCTTTATCAGTTAGCGATAAAAGAATAAATGATACTGAGGTTTCTGGCTTTCATGCTTTGAAGTTTGAATCAGGAAAAGTTGTTTACTATGTTTACTACCGTTTAGATGGTAAGCAAGTAAATCATAAGCTTGGTTTAGCTTCTGATTTATCCCCTTCACAGGCAAGAGACTTGGCTAAAGTTAAGTTAGGCCAAGTTGCTCAAGGTAGTGATGTTCAAGAGCAAAGAAAAGAGGCAAGACAAGATAATAAAAGAAAATCATTTTTAAATTTTGACACCTTCCTTACTAAAAAGTATTTCCCTTACCTAGAAAGCCGTAACCCTAAAACATCAGCTAAAATTTTTAAACACTTACGAAGTCAATTCTCTCACCTATTACATAAAGACTTAGATCAAATTACAGCATGGGATATTGAAAAATGGAAATCTGAACGAGTAAAACTTGGTCGAGCTGCTTCAACTATTAACTACTCTATTAATACATTAAAAGGAGCTTTATCTCGTGCCGTTGATTGGGAGTTAATCGAATCCCATAATTTAAAAGCGGTCAAAGTGATTAAAGCTGATAATACTCGAATCCGATATCTTTCTTCGTTAGAAGAGAAACGTTTATTTGATGAAGTTAAATATAGAGATCAATCTATACGAGAAAAACGAGAGTCAGCAAATAAACATCGGGAAATTAGAGGTAATGTACTTTTTTCATCTTTTGATGGTGTCAGGTTTGTTGACTATGTTGAACCTATTATTATTACAGCGATCAACACAGGTTTGAGACGTGGAGAACTGCTTTCTTTGCTGTGGAGCGATATTTACTTTGAACAAAGGTACTTAAAAGTAAGGGCAACAAACTCCAAATCGAAAAAATCGAGAATTGTGCCATTAAATGACTCTGCTTTAGAGGCGTTAAGGTTGTGGAGACAACAAAACTCATATCATAAATTTGTTTTCATAGCACAAGAAGATAAACCATTAACGGATATAAAAAAGCCATGGTTGAAGCTAATTGAGAAAGCTGGCATTGATAATTTCAATTTTCATGACTTAAGGCATCACTTTGCTAGCAAGCTTGTAATGGCTGGCGTGGACTTAAATACGGTTAGAGAACTACTTGGTCATAGTGATTTGAAGATGACATTACGGTATGCCCACTTAGCGCCAGAGCATAAAGCAGCAGCCGTTAACTTAATCGGTTAA